A single Xylella taiwanensis DNA region contains:
- the prmB gene encoding 50S ribosomal protein L3 N(5)-glutamine methyltransferase, which translates to MTAAAADELYTIVDLIRYGASRFNEAGLTFGHSYDNALDEATQLVLHTLHLPPDLGPAYGQARLLRTEKERVLALFERRVAERVPVAYLTGDAWFAGLNFKSDARALVPRSPIAELIQVGFEPWLAGREVHHALDLCTGSGCIAIAMGHYNPHWRVDGADISDDALGLALENKALLLAHNVELIKSDLFVGLVGRRYQLIVSNPPYVTDAETDALPREYGYEPVLGLRAGPDGLNLVLKILRDAPAHLDEDGLLICEVGESEQHLVQRLPNVDFAWIEFKVGQMGVFAVECRELMVHHDRIAALAAER; encoded by the coding sequence ATGACTGCTGCCGCAGCCGATGAGCTTTACACGATTGTCGACTTGATCCGCTATGGTGCCAGCCGTTTTAACGAGGCTGGTTTGACTTTTGGCCACAGTTACGACAATGCGTTAGATGAGGCGACTCAACTGGTGTTGCACACCTTGCATCTGCCGCCCGATCTTGGCCCCGCCTATGGTCAGGCGCGGTTGCTGCGTACTGAGAAGGAGCGCGTGCTAGCGCTGTTTGAGCGGCGTGTCGCCGAGCGCGTGCCGGTGGCTTATCTGACGGGTGATGCTTGGTTTGCTGGGCTGAACTTCAAGAGCGATGCGCGCGCACTGGTGCCGCGCTCGCCGATTGCTGAGTTGATCCAGGTTGGCTTTGAGCCGTGGTTGGCAGGGCGCGAAGTACACCATGCGCTCGACTTATGCACGGGCTCGGGATGCATTGCGATTGCGATGGGCCACTACAATCCGCATTGGAGGGTGGACGGTGCCGACATCAGTGATGATGCGCTGGGGTTAGCTTTGGAAAACAAGGCGCTCCTGTTGGCGCATAACGTCGAGTTGATTAAGTCAGACCTGTTTGTTGGTCTGGTTGGGCGCCGCTATCAGTTGATTGTCAGCAACCCGCCTTACGTGACTGATGCCGAGACCGATGCACTGCCTCGGGAGTATGGTTATGAGCCAGTGTTGGGTTTGCGTGCCGGCCCGGATGGACTGAATCTGGTGCTGAAGATCTTGCGTGATGCCCCGGCACACTTAGATGAGGATGGCTTGTTGATCTGTGAGGTTGGTGAGTCCGAGCAACATTTGGTGCAGCGGTTGCCGAATGTCGACTTCGCTTGGATCGAATTCAAAGTCGGCCAGATGGGTGTCTTTGCGGTTGAATGCCGTGAGTTGATGGTCCACCATGACCGTATCGCTGCGTTGGCTGCCGAACGTTGA
- a CDS encoding SCO family protein, with translation MATHAGSTLVCDTQYRLARIRRHSLISHTLQGHETPVFLGFTFYPDVCPITLATLAQAQQQHEPLPEALHPQVLLVSIDPDHDSPVRLNE, from the coding sequence ATGGCCACACACGCAGGCAGTACGCTGGTATGCGATACCCAATATCGACTTGCACGCATCCGGCGACATTCACTGATTTCACATACTCTGCAGGGACATGAGACCCCGGTGTTTTTGGGCTTCACCTTCTACCCGGACGTATGCCCGATCACGTTAGCCACACTGGCGCAGGCGCAGCAACAGCATGAGCCACTTCCGGAAGCACTACACCCACAGGTACTGCTCGTTTCGATCGATCCAGATCACGATTCACCAGTACGGCTGAATGAATAG